In one Cronobacter dublinensis subsp. dublinensis LMG 23823 genomic region, the following are encoded:
- a CDS encoding ABC transporter substrate-binding protein yields MKKLTFTFLTVALAGTSHFAFADTLRMECPVSPGGKQYCQYIKERFEKQTGNQLEFIEFPAASDEKLALLQQLFAAKDEKAVDVFQSDTIWIGLLDKQTLDLTDAMGGMEKEFFPGPWKNNTVNGRLKAVPSYIDTGVLFYRKDLLEKYHEQPPKTWEEMTRIATKIQAEERKAGRKNFWGYIFQGKSYEGLTCNALEWIDSYGGGTFIDEKGNVTINNPKAAQALDMARGWMGKITPKGVLGYKEEESRTVFQNGDALFMRNWPYVWQLSQADDSPLKGKVGVMQLPAGPEGRQATTLGGWQWSINANTKNPQAAIALLKILSDDDSQITRLKILGHAPTRVALYENKDVLALAPELTQFRDIFAQAVPRPATVAKAQYPRVSNAVFNVTFSVLNGKEDGKKATADLQKRLTRAKGTGWR; encoded by the coding sequence ATGAAAAAGCTCACCTTCACGTTTCTGACCGTTGCGCTGGCGGGCACCAGCCATTTCGCATTTGCCGATACCCTGCGCATGGAATGTCCCGTCTCGCCAGGCGGCAAGCAGTACTGCCAGTACATCAAAGAACGCTTTGAGAAGCAGACCGGTAACCAGCTCGAATTTATCGAATTCCCGGCCGCTTCCGATGAAAAGCTGGCGCTGCTGCAACAGCTGTTCGCCGCCAAAGATGAAAAAGCGGTGGATGTGTTTCAGTCCGATACCATCTGGATTGGCCTGCTGGATAAGCAGACGCTCGATCTCACCGACGCCATGGGCGGCATGGAAAAAGAATTTTTCCCGGGGCCCTGGAAGAACAACACCGTGAACGGGCGTCTGAAAGCGGTGCCGTCATATATCGACACCGGCGTGCTGTTCTACCGCAAAGATTTGCTGGAGAAATACCACGAGCAGCCGCCGAAAACCTGGGAAGAGATGACGCGTATCGCCACCAAAATCCAGGCGGAAGAGCGTAAGGCGGGGCGTAAAAATTTCTGGGGCTATATCTTCCAGGGCAAATCCTATGAAGGGCTGACCTGTAACGCGCTGGAGTGGATTGATTCTTACGGCGGCGGCACGTTTATCGACGAAAAAGGGAACGTGACCATCAATAACCCGAAAGCGGCGCAGGCGCTGGATATGGCGCGGGGCTGGATGGGCAAGATAACGCCGAAGGGCGTGCTGGGCTACAAAGAAGAGGAGTCGCGCACCGTGTTCCAGAACGGCGACGCGCTGTTTATGCGCAACTGGCCTTACGTCTGGCAGCTGTCGCAGGCGGATGACAGCCCGCTGAAAGGCAAGGTGGGCGTGATGCAACTGCCTGCCGGGCCGGAGGGGCGTCAGGCGACGACGCTCGGCGGCTGGCAATGGTCGATTAACGCCAATACCAAAAACCCGCAAGCCGCGATCGCGCTGCTGAAAATCTTAAGCGATGACGATTCGCAAATTACCCGTCTGAAAATCCTCGGCCACGCGCCAACCCGCGTTGCGCTGTATGAGAACAAAGACGTGCTGGCGCTGGCCCCGGAGCTGACCCAGTTCCGCGATATCTTCGCTCAGGCGGTGCCGCGCCCGGCGACGGTGGCGAAAGCGCAATATCCGCGGGTGTCGAACGCGGTATTTAACGTGACGTTTAGCGTGTTGAACGGCAAAGAGGACGGCAAGAAAGCGACAGCAGACCTGCAAAAACGGTTGACCCGCGCGAAGGGAACCGGCTGGCGGTAA
- a CDS encoding glycoside hydrolase family 13 protein, translating to MIEATTPVKGRWWKEATAYQIYPRSFKDSNGDGIGDLNGIIEKLDYLKDLGIDLIWICPMYPSPNDDNGYDISDYQGIMAEFGTMADFDRLLEGVHQRGMRLILDLVVNHTSDEHPWFLESRASKDNPKRDWYIWRDGKNGAEPNNWESIFSGSAWKHDPATGQYFMHLFSSRQPDLNWENHEMRAAVYDMMRWWLDKGIDGFRIDAIAHMKKEPTLSDVPNPDKLPYAPSMVSHLNYDGLLDYVDDICRNVFNHYDIVTVGEMNGLDAHHAEEWVGENRGRLNMVFQFEHVRLWEPQAGLRPTPAVLRNIFTGWQQALEGKGWNALYVENHDVTRVVSRWGDTERHWRESATCIAAMYFLMQGTPFIYQGQEIGMTNTRFASLDDFDDVSAHNKARDLRDQGMSEEEIVEFLTRTGRDNSRTPMQWDASPYAGFSTHEPWLKVNPNYEMINVESQQHDPHSVLNFYRQMIHLRKREPALIYGRYEPLLNEHEQIYAYARTLGGERVVVLCNLSGKAAEWDAQALSLEGATCVLANFSEAQEGHRLKAWEARVYKAAT from the coding sequence ATGATTGAAGCAACGACGCCGGTAAAAGGCCGCTGGTGGAAAGAGGCGACGGCCTACCAGATTTATCCGCGCAGCTTTAAAGACAGTAACGGCGACGGCATTGGCGATCTGAACGGGATTATCGAAAAACTCGACTACCTGAAAGATCTCGGCATCGATCTTATCTGGATCTGCCCGATGTATCCGTCGCCCAACGACGATAACGGCTACGACATCAGCGACTATCAGGGGATCATGGCGGAATTTGGCACGATGGCCGATTTTGACCGGCTGCTGGAAGGGGTACACCAGCGCGGCATGCGGCTTATTCTCGATCTCGTCGTTAACCACACCTCGGATGAACACCCGTGGTTTCTGGAGTCGCGTGCCTCGAAAGATAACCCGAAACGCGACTGGTATATCTGGCGCGACGGCAAAAATGGCGCCGAGCCGAATAACTGGGAGTCGATTTTTAGCGGCTCGGCCTGGAAGCACGACCCGGCGACGGGGCAATATTTCATGCACCTGTTCAGCAGCCGACAGCCGGATCTCAACTGGGAAAACCACGAGATGCGCGCCGCCGTCTACGACATGATGCGCTGGTGGCTTGATAAGGGCATAGACGGGTTTCGCATCGACGCCATCGCGCACATGAAAAAAGAGCCGACGCTCAGCGACGTGCCGAACCCGGATAAACTGCCCTATGCGCCATCGATGGTGTCGCACCTTAACTATGACGGTCTGCTGGATTATGTGGACGACATCTGCCGCAACGTTTTTAACCACTATGACATCGTGACGGTGGGCGAGATGAACGGGCTGGATGCGCACCACGCGGAAGAGTGGGTGGGCGAGAATCGCGGGCGGCTTAATATGGTGTTTCAGTTCGAGCATGTCAGGCTCTGGGAGCCGCAGGCGGGCCTGCGCCCGACGCCAGCCGTGCTGCGTAACATCTTCACCGGCTGGCAGCAGGCGCTGGAAGGTAAGGGCTGGAATGCGCTGTATGTGGAAAACCACGACGTGACGCGGGTGGTCTCGCGCTGGGGCGATACCGAACGCCACTGGCGCGAGAGCGCGACCTGCATCGCGGCGATGTATTTTCTGATGCAGGGCACGCCGTTTATCTATCAGGGCCAGGAGATTGGGATGACCAATACGCGGTTTGCGAGCCTTGATGACTTCGACGATGTCTCCGCGCACAACAAAGCACGCGACCTGCGAGATCAGGGCATGAGCGAAGAGGAGATTGTCGAATTCCTGACGCGCACCGGGCGCGATAACTCGCGCACGCCGATGCAGTGGGACGCCTCGCCGTATGCCGGTTTCAGCACCCATGAGCCGTGGCTGAAAGTGAACCCGAACTACGAGATGATCAACGTCGAAAGTCAGCAGCACGACCCACATTCGGTGCTCAACTTTTACCGGCAGATGATCCATCTGCGCAAGCGCGAACCGGCGCTGATTTACGGGCGCTACGAGCCGCTGCTTAACGAGCACGAGCAGATCTACGCCTATGCCCGCACGCTGGGCGGGGAGCGCGTGGTGGTGCTCTGTAATCTCTCCGGCAAAGCCGCTGAATGGGATGCGCAGGCGCTGTCGCTTGAGGGGGCTACCTGCGTGCTCGCCAATTTCAGCGAGGCCCAGGAGGGGCATCGCCTGAAAGCCTGGGAGGCGCGGGTGTATAAAGCGGCGACCTGA
- a CDS encoding carbohydrate ABC transporter permease, translated as MKITRWQRRAGHKAVIFIGALMACLFCVFPFYYAIITSLRAGQELFTPSYFPTGWHWDNYVVALVDNGIARSLLNSVLVAVVTVGLCLLVSVTAAFALARVPFRGRRVLLFTILCVSMFPQVAVLTGMFELVRFLGLYDSLGALVISYTTFSLPFTVWVLTTFMKSIPVELEEAAIVDGATTGTIIRRVFAPVLAPALVTTGLLAFIGAWNEFMFALTFIISGDKRTVPVAISMFSGASSYELPWGSIMAASVVVTLPIIVLVLIFQKRIVSGLTSGAIKG; from the coding sequence ATGAAAATCACGCGCTGGCAGCGCAGGGCGGGGCATAAAGCGGTGATTTTTATCGGCGCGCTGATGGCCTGTCTGTTCTGCGTTTTTCCCTTCTACTACGCCATTATCACTTCGCTGCGCGCAGGCCAGGAGCTGTTTACCCCGTCCTATTTCCCGACCGGCTGGCACTGGGATAACTATGTGGTCGCACTGGTGGATAATGGCATCGCCCGCAGCCTGCTTAATTCCGTGCTGGTGGCGGTGGTGACGGTGGGGCTCTGTCTGCTGGTGTCGGTGACCGCCGCGTTCGCGCTGGCGCGCGTGCCGTTTCGCGGGCGTCGCGTGCTGCTGTTCACTATCCTGTGCGTCTCGATGTTTCCACAGGTGGCGGTGCTGACCGGCATGTTCGAACTGGTGCGCTTCCTCGGGCTGTATGATTCGCTCGGCGCGCTGGTTATCTCCTACACGACGTTTTCGCTGCCCTTCACCGTCTGGGTGCTGACGACCTTTATGAAGTCAATTCCAGTGGAGCTTGAAGAGGCCGCTATCGTCGATGGCGCGACAACCGGCACCATTATTCGCCGCGTGTTCGCGCCGGTACTGGCGCCCGCGCTGGTCACAACCGGGCTGCTGGCGTTTATTGGCGCCTGGAATGAATTCATGTTCGCGCTGACGTTTATTATCTCCGGCGACAAGCGCACCGTGCCGGTCGCCATCAGCATGTTCAGCGGCGCGTCGAGCTATGAGCTGCCGTGGGGAAGCATTATGGCCGCGTCGGTGGTGGTGACGCTGCCCATTATTGTGCTGGTACTTATCTTCCAGAAACGCATCGTCAGCGGGCTCACCAGCGGGGCGATTAAGGGGTAA
- a CDS encoding carbohydrate ABC transporter permease produces MKSDSLTQPPAARRHKVSWHQRRRRVAWGLVLPSLLLLALAAGWPLARTIWFSFTNAMLDAPQEYQMVGVANYFARQDGVSIGVLSDPLWWQAVGNTLWFTFTSVALELLLGMLLALLMNEKFRGQGLVRTAILIPWAIPTIVSAKMWGWMFHDQYGVVNDLLGKIGLPSHLAWIAEPSLSMWAVVIADVWKTTPFMALMLLAALQLIPGDLYEAAKVDGASPWQRFKRITLPLIMPALVVALIFRVMDSMRIFDLIYVLTSNSEATMSISGYAREQIVSYQDMGMGSAASVLVFMMVAGIAACFIRVARLNDKEKS; encoded by the coding sequence ATGAAATCCGATAGCCTTACGCAGCCGCCGGCAGCCCGGCGGCACAAGGTCTCCTGGCATCAGCGCCGCCGCCGCGTGGCGTGGGGGCTGGTGCTGCCCTCGCTGCTCCTGCTGGCGCTGGCGGCGGGCTGGCCGCTTGCCCGCACTATCTGGTTCAGCTTCACCAACGCCATGCTCGACGCGCCGCAGGAATACCAGATGGTCGGCGTCGCTAACTATTTTGCGCGTCAGGATGGCGTCAGCATCGGCGTGCTGAGCGACCCGCTCTGGTGGCAGGCGGTGGGCAACACGCTGTGGTTTACCTTCACCTCGGTGGCGCTGGAGCTGCTGCTCGGCATGCTGCTGGCCCTGCTAATGAACGAGAAATTTCGCGGTCAGGGGCTGGTGCGCACCGCTATTCTCATTCCGTGGGCGATCCCGACTATCGTCAGCGCCAAAATGTGGGGCTGGATGTTCCACGATCAGTATGGCGTGGTAAACGATCTGCTCGGCAAAATCGGCCTGCCGTCGCACCTCGCCTGGATTGCCGAGCCATCGCTCTCCATGTGGGCGGTGGTGATCGCCGATGTCTGGAAAACCACGCCGTTTATGGCGCTGATGTTGCTGGCGGCGCTACAGTTGATTCCGGGCGATCTCTACGAGGCGGCGAAAGTGGACGGTGCGAGCCCGTGGCAGCGCTTTAAGCGCATTACGCTGCCGCTCATTATGCCCGCTCTGGTGGTAGCGCTGATTTTCCGCGTGATGGATTCGATGCGCATTTTTGACCTCATCTACGTGCTGACCTCGAACAGCGAGGCGACGATGTCGATTTCCGGCTATGCCCGCGAGCAGATTGTTTCCTATCAGGATATGGGTATGGGCTCTGCGGCATCGGTGCTGGTGTTTATGATGGTGGCGGGCATCGCGGCCTGCTTTATCCGCGTCGCGCGCTTAAACGACAAGGAGAAGAGCTGA
- a CDS encoding GntP family permease codes for MTETTYAYGAGTLLGIAACAVVLLLVLIMRFKVHAFLALTLVSIVVALLTKVPFDKVVPTLLTGFGSTLAGVALLVGIGAMIGRLLEVSGGAKVLADTLINKFGEHRAPFALGVASLLFGFPIFFDAGLVVMLPIIFSVAKRFGGSTLKYAFPAAGAFAAMHALVPPHPGPVAASELLGANIGLLVIVGLIIAIPTWYFGGYLYGQYAGKKFDIKLPSSFLGEVEADPTHRPPSFGMVLTILLLPLMLIFLDTGLNTAKVLGWVSADNSVVNFLRMLGKTPVALLITVFFALMVFSRNHSRQHLEKICDGALGPICGIILVTGAGGMFGGVLRASGIGDALAGVLSDTGMPVILAAFVIATALRVAQGSATVALTTTAALVAPMVQATPGLSQFDLCFIVIAIAGGATVLSHVNDSGFWLVGRFLEMDEKTTLKTWTVMETLLGTIAFLLAAVGSILL; via the coding sequence ATGACAGAAACCACTTATGCTTATGGCGCTGGTACGCTGCTGGGCATTGCCGCCTGCGCCGTCGTGCTGCTGCTGGTACTTATCATGCGCTTTAAAGTGCATGCTTTTCTTGCTCTTACCCTGGTCAGTATTGTTGTGGCGCTGTTGACCAAAGTGCCGTTTGATAAAGTCGTGCCGACGCTGCTGACCGGTTTCGGCAGTACGCTTGCAGGCGTCGCGCTGCTGGTGGGAATTGGCGCGATGATAGGTCGCCTGCTGGAAGTGTCAGGCGGCGCAAAAGTCCTTGCCGACACGCTGATTAATAAATTCGGCGAACACCGCGCGCCGTTCGCGCTGGGCGTCGCCTCGCTGCTGTTCGGCTTCCCTATCTTCTTCGACGCCGGTCTGGTGGTGATGCTGCCTATCATCTTCAGCGTGGCGAAACGCTTTGGCGGCTCGACGCTGAAATACGCCTTCCCGGCGGCAGGCGCGTTTGCGGCCATGCATGCGCTGGTGCCGCCGCATCCGGGCCCGGTCGCCGCCAGCGAACTGCTGGGCGCCAATATTGGCCTGCTGGTGATCGTGGGTCTGATTATCGCGATCCCCACCTGGTATTTCGGCGGCTATCTGTACGGTCAGTACGCCGGTAAGAAATTCGATATCAAACTGCCCTCGTCTTTCCTTGGCGAAGTGGAAGCGGACCCGACACATCGCCCGCCGTCCTTCGGCATGGTACTGACCATTCTGCTGCTGCCGCTGATGCTTATCTTCCTCGATACGGGCCTTAACACCGCCAAAGTGCTGGGCTGGGTCAGCGCCGATAACAGCGTGGTGAATTTCCTGCGTATGCTCGGCAAAACCCCGGTTGCGCTGCTCATCACCGTGTTTTTCGCGCTGATGGTGTTTAGCCGCAACCACAGCCGTCAGCACCTGGAGAAAATCTGCGACGGCGCGCTCGGGCCTATCTGCGGGATTATTCTCGTGACAGGCGCGGGCGGCATGTTCGGCGGCGTACTGCGCGCCAGCGGCATCGGCGACGCGCTGGCGGGCGTGCTCTCGGACACCGGCATGCCGGTTATCCTGGCGGCATTTGTTATCGCTACCGCGCTGCGCGTGGCGCAGGGCTCGGCCACGGTCGCGCTCACCACCACCGCCGCGCTGGTCGCGCCGATGGTGCAGGCGACGCCGGGCTTAAGCCAGTTCGACCTCTGCTTTATCGTTATCGCTATCGCGGGCGGCGCGACCGTGCTCTCGCACGTTAACGACTCCGGCTTCTGGCTGGTGGGCCGTTTCCTTGAGATGGACGAGAAAACGA
- a CDS encoding ABC transporter ATP-binding protein: MAQLRLEKVQKRYGSHAEVIKPLDLQINSGEFVVVVGPSGCGKSTLLRLVAGLEEITDGDMYIDDLRVNDDSPSERGIGMVFQSYALYPHMTVYQNMAFALEMAKVPEKAIDERVRESARILQLEHLLDRRPKDLSGGQRQRVAIGRAIVREPSLFLFDEPLSNLDASLRVQMRMEIAALHKRIHATILYVTHDQVEAMTLADRIVVLNQGQIEQVGTPLALYDSPANVFVAQFIGSPKMNLIPGKILRIMEHACEVELENGLRLTLPVQAAGHEGDAVQLGIRPEHVEIMTLAKADVEGEVLFVEHMGNETLIYVNGGYGAEPLVMRHTERLEIRPEHHLGLKLPPEHCYLFDSAGRAFVRLSGPKNQH, translated from the coding sequence ATGGCGCAACTCCGGTTAGAAAAAGTGCAGAAACGCTACGGCTCCCATGCCGAGGTGATAAAGCCGCTCGATTTGCAGATCAACAGCGGGGAGTTTGTGGTGGTGGTCGGCCCGTCCGGCTGCGGCAAGTCGACGCTCCTGCGCCTTGTCGCAGGGCTTGAGGAGATAACCGACGGCGATATGTATATCGACGATCTGCGGGTGAACGACGACTCGCCCTCGGAGCGCGGCATCGGCATGGTGTTCCAGTCTTACGCGCTCTACCCGCATATGACCGTGTACCAGAATATGGCCTTCGCGCTCGAAATGGCGAAAGTGCCTGAAAAGGCTATCGACGAACGGGTGCGCGAGAGCGCGCGGATTCTACAGCTGGAGCATCTGCTGGATCGCCGCCCGAAAGATCTCTCCGGCGGCCAGCGCCAGCGCGTGGCGATAGGCCGGGCGATTGTGCGTGAGCCGAGCCTGTTTCTCTTCGACGAGCCGCTCTCGAATCTCGACGCCTCGCTGCGCGTGCAGATGCGCATGGAGATTGCCGCGCTGCATAAGCGCATTCACGCCACCATTTTGTACGTCACGCACGATCAGGTGGAGGCCATGACGCTTGCCGATCGCATTGTGGTGCTCAACCAGGGCCAGATTGAACAGGTCGGCACGCCGCTTGCGCTTTACGACTCACCCGCCAATGTCTTTGTGGCGCAGTTTATCGGCTCGCCGAAGATGAACCTCATTCCCGGCAAAATACTGCGCATTATGGAACACGCCTGCGAAGTGGAGCTGGAGAACGGCCTGCGCCTGACGCTGCCGGTGCAGGCGGCGGGGCACGAGGGCGACGCGGTGCAGCTTGGCATTCGCCCGGAGCATGTGGAGATCATGACGCTTGCCAAAGCGGATGTGGAAGGCGAGGTGCTGTTTGTCGAGCACATGGGCAATGAGACCCTGATTTACGTTAACGGCGGTTATGGCGCAGAACCGCTGGTCATGCGCCATACTGAGAGGCTGGAGATACGGCCGGAGCACCATCTGGGCCTGAAACTCCCACCGGAACACTGTTATCTTTTCGACAGCGCGGGCAGGGCGTTTGTACGGCTCAGCGGCCCGAAAAACCAGCACTAA
- a CDS encoding glycoside hydrolase family 13 protein: MKAIDKKWWHNAVVYQIYPRSFMDANGDGVGDLAGIISKLDYLQQLGINLIWLSPVYKSPMDDNGYDISDYDDIAAEFGTMAEMEQLIQEAKARDIYILMDLVVNHTSDEHPWFIEAKKGKDNPYRDFYIWRKPAPDGGPPNDYRSHFGGSGWAYDEASGEYYLHQFSVRQPDLNWENPRVQEEIHAMMNRWLDKGIGGFRMDVIDLIGKEVDRQIMANGKNLHVLLRQMNEATFGPRDALTVGEAWSATPEDALLYSDPARQELSMVFQFEHIKQTWDEKAGKWRSKPFELPRFKAVIDKWQTALADRGWNSLFWSNHDLPRAVSKFGDDGEFRDVSAKMLATALHCLRGTPYIYQGEEIGMTNVRYSTIDEYRDIESLNFYRELIAGGLTHDEMMTGIYANGRDNARTPMQWDDSPHGGFSTGMPWLGVNPNYREINVAQALAEPDSILWHYQKLVALRKQHTILVYGDYQMLFAEHPEVFAWVRRYEGDTLLVINNFFGNHLTLPIPEAMQAWHGECLISNYAPRDQLAVSLELQPYESFALLIRHQEG; the protein is encoded by the coding sequence ATGAAAGCAATCGACAAGAAGTGGTGGCACAACGCGGTGGTCTACCAGATCTACCCGCGCAGCTTTATGGACGCCAACGGCGACGGCGTGGGTGACCTGGCCGGGATCATCAGCAAACTCGACTATCTGCAACAGCTTGGCATCAACCTTATCTGGCTCTCGCCGGTGTACAAATCCCCGATGGACGACAACGGCTACGATATCTCCGACTACGACGATATCGCCGCCGAGTTCGGCACGATGGCCGAAATGGAGCAGCTCATTCAGGAGGCGAAAGCGCGCGATATCTATATCCTGATGGATCTCGTGGTGAACCACACCTCCGATGAACATCCGTGGTTTATCGAAGCGAAAAAGGGCAAAGATAACCCGTACCGCGATTTTTACATCTGGCGCAAACCGGCGCCGGACGGCGGCCCGCCCAACGACTATCGCTCCCACTTCGGCGGCAGCGGCTGGGCGTATGACGAGGCGAGCGGCGAGTATTATCTGCATCAGTTTTCCGTGCGCCAGCCCGATCTTAACTGGGAAAACCCGCGCGTGCAGGAGGAGATCCACGCCATGATGAACCGCTGGCTTGATAAAGGCATCGGCGGTTTTCGTATGGACGTTATCGATCTTATCGGTAAAGAGGTCGACCGGCAGATCATGGCGAACGGTAAAAACCTGCATGTGCTGCTGCGCCAGATGAACGAGGCCACCTTCGGCCCGCGCGACGCGCTGACCGTGGGCGAAGCCTGGAGCGCCACGCCGGAAGACGCGCTGCTCTACAGCGACCCGGCGCGTCAGGAGTTGTCGATGGTGTTTCAGTTCGAACACATTAAGCAGACCTGGGATGAGAAAGCCGGTAAGTGGCGCAGTAAGCCGTTCGAGCTGCCGCGCTTTAAAGCGGTTATCGACAAATGGCAAACGGCGCTCGCCGACCGCGGCTGGAATTCGCTGTTCTGGAGCAACCATGACCTGCCGCGCGCCGTGTCGAAATTCGGCGACGACGGCGAATTCCGCGACGTCTCCGCCAAAATGCTCGCCACCGCGCTCCACTGCCTGCGCGGTACGCCCTATATCTATCAGGGTGAAGAGATTGGCATGACCAACGTGCGTTACTCCACCATCGACGAGTACCGCGACATCGAGAGCCTGAACTTTTATCGCGAGCTTATCGCAGGCGGCCTGACGCACGACGAGATGATGACCGGCATCTACGCCAACGGGCGCGACAACGCCCGCACCCCGATGCAGTGGGACGACAGCCCGCACGGCGGGTTTTCTACCGGCATGCCGTGGCTTGGCGTTAACCCGAACTATCGCGAGATAAACGTCGCCCAGGCGCTGGCCGAGCCCGACTCCATCCTCTGGCACTATCAAAAGCTGGTGGCGCTGCGTAAACAGCACACGATTCTGGTTTATGGCGATTACCAGATGCTATTTGCCGAACATCCTGAAGTGTTCGCCTGGGTGCGCCGCTACGAGGGCGACACGCTGCTGGTGATTAACAACTTTTTTGGCAATCACCTCACGTTGCCCATCCCGGAAGCGATGCAGGCGTGGCATGGCGAATGCCTTATCAGCAACTACGCGCCGCGCGACCAGCTCGCCGTGAGCCTTGAGCTGCAGCCTTATGAATCTTTCGCGCTGTTAATTCGTCATCAGGAGGGGTAA